A region of Dermabacter vaginalis DNA encodes the following proteins:
- a CDS encoding sortase — protein MTSRPRTRAKVLLRVLLAAGAILAIALVARAYVQQNRDLESARSDLAKLDSLIPEERTSANVVPEGESTPSPVINIDGRDYVGILEIPSLDVRLPIAASWRPESPRPGAYSGILERGTLTIGGPNTAGQLGRLTETADGDRFTITDVTGRVFTFEVATIETVKSDEKAKILEKVEPWDVSLFADTFSGQEFRVLRGTAVPVFNDN, from the coding sequence GTGACCTCGAGACCCCGCACCAGAGCGAAGGTTCTGCTGCGCGTACTCCTCGCCGCAGGCGCGATCCTCGCGATCGCCCTCGTCGCAAGGGCCTACGTGCAGCAGAACCGCGATCTCGAGAGCGCCCGCAGCGACCTCGCCAAGCTCGATTCGCTGATCCCCGAAGAGCGCACGAGCGCCAACGTCGTTCCCGAAGGCGAAAGCACGCCGAGCCCCGTCATCAACATTGACGGCCGAGACTACGTCGGAATCCTCGAGATCCCCTCCCTGGACGTGCGCCTCCCGATCGCCGCGAGCTGGCGCCCCGAAAGCCCCCGACCCGGCGCCTACTCCGGAATACTTGAGCGCGGCACACTCACCATCGGCGGGCCGAATACCGCGGGGCAGCTCGGGCGGCTCACCGAAACGGCCGACGGTGACCGGTTCACCATCACCGACGTGACCGGCAGAGTGTTCACCTTCGAAGTTGCCACGATCGAAACCGTGAAAAGCGATGAGAAGGCGAAGATCCTCGAGAAGGTCGAACCGTGGGACGTGTCGCTCTTCGCCGACACGTTCAGCGGGCAAGAATTCAGGGTACTTCGCGGGACCGCCGTCCCCGTGTTCAACGACAACTAG
- a CDS encoding prealbumin-like fold domain-containing protein yields MTNARHQAEQRSTWRSITAFLAACTLMLTMLGLTQPSFSVDGANADAVGMGECTAGSGAVMHNLTDGDISIEVIDQREGAENEETIKTDAIVKKVSQRWSGEGYGQRFGISNTTANDDRTFRIYFEFANAKQGETELPYLVAGDSKTKLEVGETYYQQREAQKNKYTLKKANGNGLVYYIEVPAAQVGETFALDVQAVYPAKSAGGTLKSWVEELTSEQLKARGTKASTPECGVHQATWGVDRTEYNAKKVLLDSTQAANGTTKETWGDTTDPSLAYDAKTGRYYIHNLRYLIHNERDDATLAGNVDEKGAWKGDVGEDPAVEMVYKDTFTVPEGFEINPDIVKKLGSKLSGGQKSNGTGFDWFTTEYPGQSNGYAYFNTLVAGGTPVLTVYNPGDHNENGKFRYEFSKDFRTITITMPHAPTTPTTRVDGPAFRVKFADNVLVKSGDQAPDSSFKAEIANHLDVTTKYRHSAERATKADAPASIRAKGVEPKVSKSHDSKKQYFRGDPIDFTITAENQGTAPWKVNEGREDEGKIVDALPKAFYVTPAQMVEMFKADGGDALTIDIKNVEVCTATVAGRTGTSGGSVTPSAQTSEDCVGSQNHNFTVKKKADGTLAVKRDGAAATSVQATEAALSKALGTLIVTPKTTYTLTWALPNGTINGGENIQRVVKATVKDHFMAGDLTSEDATNTVHLGKDVPDAAKIENSIELSKHAFVHGSEVTSNGTEIPAGTVVDYSLTLERKGGQATYDSVPLIDDLTGAQVLLAEVDLNKALAGRGLPTMEVEGTQYYVLNKTGTYKGVRLRAEEKAGGRTTGKIFVADRVKITDLGDKGIQTNTYWYIASQDFQNPSVISVRYKAVTDPKVAGYKNAGAKRDDVINVGRGGHRDFQASDSKTFNISKLGSDKRIVTDKKNVNNLSDDATVQQSKISDGETVTYRVSLSQFGEQPYTVTGKDIYDALPKSLKGSPWSKANVKIEFPTQNSVKVEQGSLKSWSITNTNPVDQKADDAQQYIVWGEDLKLSVTGNVYWYVTLTFPAGDQWQEYVGAYSSETLYNTWYVKDAKSQVSHYLESGLQATLQKGVSSTGSYGTAKPFTSICKVSPSGGTSCSGSSNPKDKVLQVDQSEEGRTGYEDQSGFVMYYAVLHNDGSSRIYLNDIEDVLPEGFTFGGSDATKSYVSGSSHNLVFPTEQDRMNSWNWVADASKVPVSVSGSPSKPKIGTVHASTDPNDPRKVTFQIDNSGEGSNLSYDKAKQKYYLNAGETLGFRYFALVDDKSKLTKVATNWVGMPHDGGTANPMSVNPDVTITSNAFKKNPLNDGTRDVVDGAGAAKLGMNGKDGEQWLVSTVDVQRKLFVPGVTKQVTAKSALGKRVDGPEYAGYEDTLEWTVTGHNDSPVPISDYVMSDVLDEHYEFTGSVQFHTEDANGKKSTGSYDTTLFTFGKWSTDGNGKKSVKITYTAPYFNEVTTTLTVDGPAQVLKYPANFLHPQIYVSLSSVPEGGGVRLDVRAPVDSEGVRPPGGGNAFSGMPLEPGGKAVLVVNGKRKASAKQYYRVAFNTGYLTPLSKGWDPRAVEHGSVTKQTVKAAENYLDYNNFGRPKSSPKTYQDQPSVQSVARIPIADDLFTTSIERVVEVADADNDATSVSSPNYITLPSKDSVFRYEMNVTNKKSDSINKMVLINNLPQVGDDYTFATAPERLSEFKTAFGDQLNLKVELVDKDGKVLRAIDPSKYSIDFSEKTDFTDEDWAGKTASGAWLAQPDAMNKMRSMRISLADDAGVIPGNGTLRVSFDSKIPDDADAKPGEIAWNTFGYRYLAPGSSTLTLSSIPLKVGVRIPPAPTLAKALVDEKGEPRAAAGDSTYQFLVYSGQALTSAQLEGKGLAQALADEKRQVAFVERTVAKGETASKALPLSPDSTYQYDAKAKAWKPTDTTWQWEEGAQYTLVEIAASDGSELARIEQAVPESEPRVTGNHTTFTYRKAENPEFTAVNRNGQWAASIRKLDGGNCTTDTECAPLEGATFGLLTPNKAESDKVKATLPESFRNQIIKDGETRYYPLKVVTTDKNGHADLAGLKEDSYWVMELSAPAGYTKSDEFRKISKPEAGAAAPVVTVKNFPNYELPDSGGDGFRPGYVLAGLLIAGALGGLYWRRRSVR; encoded by the coding sequence ATGACTAACGCGCGACACCAAGCAGAGCAGCGCAGCACATGGCGCTCCATCACCGCCTTCCTTGCGGCATGTACCCTCATGCTCACCATGCTCGGGCTCACGCAGCCGTCGTTCTCCGTGGACGGAGCAAACGCTGACGCCGTTGGCATGGGGGAGTGCACCGCCGGAAGCGGCGCCGTGATGCACAACCTCACCGACGGCGACATTTCCATCGAGGTCATCGATCAGCGCGAGGGCGCCGAGAACGAAGAGACGATCAAGACCGACGCCATCGTCAAGAAGGTCTCGCAGCGTTGGAGCGGCGAGGGCTACGGGCAGCGTTTCGGCATCTCGAACACGACCGCGAACGACGACCGCACGTTCCGCATCTACTTTGAGTTTGCGAATGCGAAGCAGGGCGAAACTGAGCTCCCATATCTCGTTGCGGGCGACTCCAAGACCAAGCTCGAGGTTGGCGAAACCTACTACCAGCAGCGTGAAGCGCAAAAGAATAAGTACACGCTGAAGAAAGCCAACGGTAACGGACTCGTGTACTACATCGAGGTGCCCGCTGCCCAGGTTGGCGAAACGTTCGCGCTCGATGTGCAAGCCGTGTATCCCGCGAAATCCGCGGGAGGCACCCTCAAGTCGTGGGTGGAAGAACTGACGTCCGAGCAGCTCAAGGCGCGCGGTACGAAGGCAAGCACTCCCGAGTGCGGCGTGCATCAAGCGACGTGGGGCGTGGATCGAACCGAGTACAACGCGAAGAAGGTGCTGCTCGATTCCACACAAGCCGCGAACGGCACCACGAAGGAAACGTGGGGTGACACTACCGATCCAAGTTTGGCGTACGACGCGAAGACCGGCCGATACTACATCCACAACCTTCGCTACCTCATCCACAACGAGCGTGATGACGCGACTCTCGCCGGGAACGTTGACGAGAAGGGCGCCTGGAAGGGCGATGTGGGCGAAGATCCTGCCGTGGAGATGGTGTACAAAGACACCTTCACCGTTCCCGAAGGCTTTGAGATCAACCCCGACATCGTGAAGAAGCTGGGTTCCAAACTCAGTGGTGGCCAGAAGTCCAATGGCACAGGATTCGATTGGTTTACTACCGAATACCCCGGCCAGAGCAATGGGTATGCGTACTTCAATACCCTCGTCGCGGGCGGTACGCCCGTGCTCACGGTGTATAACCCCGGCGATCACAACGAAAACGGCAAATTCAGGTACGAATTCTCGAAAGATTTCCGTACCATCACCATCACGATGCCGCATGCGCCCACCACCCCCACTACGAGGGTCGACGGCCCCGCATTTCGCGTGAAGTTCGCGGACAACGTGCTCGTGAAGAGTGGCGATCAGGCTCCGGATAGCTCGTTCAAGGCAGAGATCGCCAACCACCTGGACGTGACGACGAAATACCGTCACAGTGCCGAGAGGGCGACCAAGGCTGACGCGCCGGCCTCGATCCGCGCAAAGGGCGTCGAGCCCAAAGTCTCAAAGTCGCACGACAGCAAGAAGCAGTACTTCCGCGGTGACCCCATCGACTTCACCATCACTGCTGAAAACCAGGGCACCGCGCCCTGGAAAGTCAACGAGGGTCGCGAAGACGAGGGCAAAATCGTCGACGCCCTCCCGAAGGCGTTTTACGTGACGCCCGCGCAGATGGTCGAGATGTTCAAAGCCGACGGTGGCGACGCCCTCACCATCGACATCAAGAATGTAGAAGTGTGCACGGCCACCGTCGCAGGCAGAACTGGCACGTCGGGGGGTAGCGTCACCCCGTCGGCGCAGACGTCGGAAGACTGCGTCGGGTCCCAGAACCATAACTTTACGGTGAAGAAGAAAGCCGACGGCACACTCGCCGTCAAGCGCGACGGCGCCGCCGCCACCTCAGTACAAGCGACGGAAGCGGCGCTCTCGAAGGCGCTCGGGACATTGATCGTCACGCCGAAAACCACCTACACCCTCACCTGGGCCCTGCCGAACGGCACGATCAACGGTGGCGAAAACATCCAGCGCGTGGTGAAGGCCACCGTCAAGGATCACTTCATGGCGGGCGATCTCACCTCTGAGGATGCGACGAACACCGTGCACCTCGGCAAGGATGTGCCGGACGCCGCGAAGATTGAGAACTCGATCGAGCTCTCCAAGCATGCGTTCGTGCACGGTAGCGAAGTGACCAGTAATGGCACCGAGATTCCCGCTGGCACCGTCGTGGACTACTCCTTGACGCTCGAACGTAAGGGCGGGCAGGCGACGTACGATTCGGTGCCCCTCATCGACGATCTCACCGGTGCCCAGGTGCTGCTGGCAGAGGTCGATCTGAACAAGGCGCTTGCGGGTCGGGGCTTGCCCACCATGGAGGTGGAGGGCACCCAGTACTACGTGCTGAACAAGACAGGTACCTATAAAGGCGTGCGGCTCCGCGCCGAGGAGAAAGCCGGCGGACGCACGACGGGGAAGATCTTCGTGGCCGATCGCGTCAAGATCACGGACCTTGGCGACAAGGGAATCCAGACCAACACCTACTGGTACATCGCCTCGCAGGACTTCCAGAACCCGTCGGTGATTTCCGTGCGCTACAAGGCGGTCACCGATCCGAAAGTCGCGGGGTACAAGAACGCAGGGGCGAAACGCGACGACGTGATCAACGTTGGACGTGGGGGGCACCGCGACTTCCAGGCCAGCGATTCGAAGACGTTCAATATCTCGAAGCTCGGCTCTGACAAGCGCATCGTGACGGACAAGAAGAACGTCAACAACCTGAGCGACGACGCAACGGTGCAGCAAAGCAAGATCTCCGACGGCGAGACAGTCACCTACCGGGTGAGCCTCTCGCAGTTCGGCGAGCAGCCGTATACCGTTACCGGCAAGGACATCTACGACGCCCTGCCGAAGAGCCTCAAGGGCAGCCCCTGGTCAAAGGCGAACGTGAAGATTGAGTTCCCCACGCAGAACTCGGTGAAGGTGGAGCAGGGCAGCCTCAAGAGCTGGAGCATCACGAACACGAACCCTGTCGATCAGAAGGCTGATGACGCGCAGCAGTACATCGTGTGGGGCGAGGACCTGAAGCTCAGCGTCACCGGCAATGTGTACTGGTACGTGACGCTTACCTTCCCTGCAGGCGATCAGTGGCAGGAGTATGTGGGGGCGTACAGCTCCGAGACGCTGTACAACACCTGGTACGTGAAGGACGCGAAGTCACAGGTTTCGCACTACCTCGAGAGCGGGCTTCAGGCCACGTTGCAAAAAGGCGTCTCGTCCACCGGTTCCTACGGCACTGCGAAACCCTTTACCTCGATCTGCAAAGTTTCGCCCAGCGGCGGAACCTCCTGTTCCGGCAGCTCCAATCCGAAAGACAAGGTGCTGCAGGTAGACCAAAGCGAGGAAGGCCGCACGGGCTACGAGGACCAGAGCGGGTTCGTGATGTACTACGCCGTGCTCCACAACGATGGTTCCTCGCGCATCTACCTCAACGACATCGAAGACGTGCTGCCCGAGGGCTTTACCTTCGGTGGATCTGACGCAACGAAGTCATATGTGAGCGGATCTTCTCACAACCTCGTGTTCCCCACCGAACAGGATCGAATGAATTCCTGGAACTGGGTGGCTGACGCCTCCAAGGTGCCGGTTTCCGTTTCCGGCTCCCCGTCGAAACCGAAGATCGGCACCGTTCACGCGAGCACTGACCCGAATGATCCCCGTAAGGTGACCTTCCAGATTGACAACTCTGGTGAGGGCTCCAACCTCTCCTACGACAAGGCCAAGCAGAAGTACTACCTCAACGCTGGCGAAACCCTCGGGTTCCGGTACTTCGCCCTGGTGGACGACAAGAGCAAGCTCACGAAAGTCGCCACCAACTGGGTGGGTATGCCGCACGACGGCGGCACCGCGAACCCCATGAGCGTCAACCCGGACGTTACGATTACTAGCAACGCCTTCAAAAAGAACCCGCTGAACGACGGTACTCGCGACGTGGTGGACGGTGCAGGTGCCGCCAAGCTCGGCATGAACGGCAAAGACGGCGAGCAGTGGCTCGTGTCCACTGTCGACGTGCAGCGCAAGCTCTTCGTTCCCGGGGTGACCAAGCAGGTCACCGCGAAATCAGCGCTCGGCAAGCGTGTGGATGGGCCTGAGTACGCGGGCTACGAAGACACCCTGGAGTGGACGGTCACCGGCCATAACGATTCGCCGGTGCCGATCTCCGACTATGTGATGTCGGATGTGCTTGACGAGCACTACGAATTCACCGGCTCCGTGCAGTTCCATACCGAGGATGCCAACGGTAAGAAGAGCACTGGCAGCTATGACACCACGCTCTTCACCTTCGGGAAATGGAGCACCGACGGCAACGGCAAGAAATCGGTGAAGATTACCTATACGGCTCCGTACTTCAACGAGGTCACGACTACGTTGACCGTCGATGGGCCGGCGCAGGTCCTGAAGTACCCCGCCAACTTCCTGCACCCGCAGATCTATGTTTCCCTCAGCTCGGTGCCGGAGGGCGGTGGCGTGCGCCTCGACGTCCGCGCACCCGTTGACAGCGAAGGCGTGCGCCCTCCGGGTGGCGGCAATGCGTTCTCCGGGATGCCGCTTGAGCCCGGTGGTAAGGCCGTGCTCGTCGTGAACGGCAAGCGGAAGGCGAGCGCCAAGCAGTATTATCGCGTCGCGTTCAACACCGGCTATCTGACGCCTCTGTCGAAGGGCTGGGATCCGCGGGCCGTGGAGCACGGCTCCGTGACGAAGCAGACGGTCAAGGCCGCCGAAAACTACCTTGACTACAACAACTTCGGCCGCCCGAAATCGTCGCCCAAGACATACCAGGATCAGCCCTCCGTACAATCGGTCGCTCGGATTCCAATCGCGGATGACCTGTTCACCACGTCGATCGAACGCGTGGTCGAAGTGGCGGATGCGGACAACGATGCGACATCGGTGAGCTCACCGAACTACATCACGCTTCCCTCGAAGGACTCGGTATTCCGCTACGAGATGAACGTGACCAATAAGAAGAGCGACTCCATCAACAAGATGGTGCTCATCAACAACCTTCCGCAGGTAGGCGACGACTACACGTTTGCGACGGCGCCCGAGCGCTTGAGTGAATTCAAGACCGCCTTTGGTGACCAGCTGAACCTCAAGGTGGAGCTCGTTGACAAGGACGGCAAGGTCCTGCGTGCGATTGACCCGTCGAAGTACAGTATCGATTTTTCTGAGAAGACGGATTTCACCGACGAGGATTGGGCCGGGAAGACCGCTTCGGGTGCGTGGCTCGCTCAACCGGATGCCATGAACAAGATGCGCTCCATGCGCATCAGCCTTGCTGATGATGCGGGCGTGATCCCCGGCAACGGCACCCTCCGTGTGAGCTTCGATTCGAAGATTCCCGACGATGCCGATGCGAAGCCCGGTGAGATTGCGTGGAATACCTTCGGCTACCGGTACCTCGCCCCGGGATCCAGCACCCTCACGCTGTCGTCCATCCCGCTCAAGGTGGGCGTGCGCATCCCGCCGGCACCCACGCTCGCGAAAGCGCTCGTCGATGAGAAAGGAGAGCCGCGTGCGGCTGCGGGTGACTCGACCTACCAGTTCCTCGTCTATTCCGGGCAGGCGCTGACCTCGGCGCAGCTCGAGGGCAAGGGCCTCGCGCAGGCGCTTGCCGACGAGAAACGCCAGGTGGCCTTCGTCGAGCGGACCGTTGCCAAGGGCGAAACCGCATCCAAGGCGCTGCCTCTCTCCCCAGATTCGACGTATCAGTACGACGCTAAGGCCAAGGCTTGGAAGCCCACGGATACCACGTGGCAGTGGGAAGAGGGGGCTCAGTACACCCTCGTCGAGATTGCTGCGAGCGACGGCTCCGAGCTTGCGCGCATTGAACAGGCTGTGCCCGAGAGTGAGCCGCGCGTGACCGGCAACCACACGACGTTCACCTACCGCAAAGCCGAAAATCCGGAGTTCACCGCGGTGAACCGTAACGGCCAGTGGGCCGCGTCAATCCGCAAGCTCGATGGCGGCAACTGCACCACGGACACAGAATGCGCCCCGCTCGAAGGCGCGACCTTCGGTCTTCTCACGCCGAACAAAGCCGAGAGCGACAAGGTCAAAGCCACGCTTCCCGAATCGTTCAGAAACCAGATCATCAAGGACGGCGAGACGCGCTACTATCCCTTGAAGGTCGTGACGACCGATAAGAACGGTCACGCCGACCTCGCGGGGCTCAAAGAGGACTCGTACTGGGTGATGGAGCTTTCCGCACCCGCGGGCTACACCAAGAGCGACGAGTTCCGGAAGATCAGCAAACCCGAAGCGGGAGCTGCCGCTCCCGTGGTCACGGTCAAGAACTTCCCGAATTACGAGCTGCCCGATTCCGGCGGCGACGGCTTCCGCCCCGGCTACGTCCTCGCGGGGCTCCTGATCGCGGGCGCGCTTGGCGGACTCTACTGGAGGAGGCGTTCGGTACGCTAA
- a CDS encoding Cna B-type domain-containing protein: MTILQRATHGAASRFARLSALGLLALALVLALAPLTAPAHADGGNAAIDLGQVDETRDSSLTLELHRANGEAIEGVHASAYRVAEAKRGLPAAPGYAALLERTAWADTVGTGDLTQGTWATLARTLADYVTTSGKSADAAGATDQAGTFRAEHLKPGVYLVVLNDRVRETARGIETLSFTPAIVSIPARNTEGHITYDVVVKPKFNATTKPRPRDYRVVKHWSDRGAEQQRPASITVDLFKNGVRAETVTLNAANNWSYAWSDESGAEWTAVEQLDGLAYTVTNTREGATFIITNTLTPGETPTPTPEPTPSTTPEPTPTPTPTPKKTPLPRTGFNANSYWLSAALLGALGITMLALSAPRPQRARTAWKGAHND, translated from the coding sequence ATGACCATCCTCCAGCGCGCCACACACGGCGCCGCCTCACGCTTCGCGCGCCTCAGCGCCCTTGGGCTCCTCGCCCTTGCGCTCGTGCTCGCTCTAGCACCCCTCACCGCGCCCGCCCATGCCGACGGTGGCAACGCCGCCATCGACCTCGGCCAGGTAGATGAAACCCGCGACTCCTCCCTCACCCTCGAGCTGCACCGCGCGAATGGGGAAGCGATTGAGGGCGTGCATGCGTCGGCCTATCGCGTTGCCGAGGCGAAACGCGGCCTCCCCGCCGCACCCGGCTACGCCGCGCTTCTCGAGCGCACCGCCTGGGCAGACACCGTCGGAACCGGAGACCTCACCCAAGGGACTTGGGCCACCCTCGCCCGCACCCTCGCGGACTACGTGACCACCTCCGGCAAGTCCGCCGACGCTGCCGGCGCAACCGATCAAGCTGGAACGTTCCGCGCTGAACACCTCAAGCCCGGCGTGTACCTCGTGGTGCTCAACGACCGCGTTCGCGAAACGGCGCGCGGGATCGAAACCCTCTCCTTCACCCCCGCGATCGTGTCGATCCCCGCACGCAATACCGAAGGCCACATCACCTACGACGTCGTGGTGAAGCCCAAGTTCAACGCGACCACGAAGCCCCGCCCACGCGACTACCGCGTGGTCAAGCACTGGAGCGACCGAGGCGCCGAACAGCAGCGCCCCGCGAGCATCACCGTGGACCTCTTCAAAAACGGTGTGCGAGCCGAAACCGTGACGCTCAATGCCGCGAACAACTGGAGCTACGCGTGGAGCGACGAAAGCGGTGCCGAATGGACCGCCGTGGAACAACTCGACGGCCTCGCCTACACCGTGACCAACACCCGCGAAGGCGCGACGTTCATTATCACGAACACGCTCACGCCCGGTGAAACGCCCACCCCCACCCCGGAACCGACGCCCTCCACGACGCCGGAACCGACACCAACCCCCACCCCCACGCCGAAGAAGACGCCGCTGCCCCGCACCGGCTTCAACGCCAACAGCTACTGGCTGAGCGCCGCACTTCTTGGCGCTCTCGGCATCACCATGCTCGCCCTGAGCGCACCGCGCCCTCAGCGAGCACGCACCGCATGGAAGGGAGCGCACAATGACTAA
- a CDS encoding class C sortase gives MSENVAQDSRPAPAGRESRAPKKRKRWPDLLLAGVFLLGLGILLYPPISDYWNSLNQGRAIARYDDTVAHMSADDFTQIWRDVDTYNQELSESTAGFHLSNDQLAEYNSLLNPAGTGMMGHIEIPKIGVDLPIYHTVEDSVLQAGVGHIPGSSLPAGGEGTHVALSGHRGLPTSTLFTNLDKVSEGDVFVLHVLDRNLAYQVDQIRIVEPHEVHDLEIIDGQDYVTLITCTPYAINTHRLLVRGHRVDYVESQYLPADAVRMDPVLVSMFVSVPVLICLGALYVMHSRRKRTRATTSHEGNAS, from the coding sequence ATGAGTGAGAATGTCGCTCAGGATTCCCGCCCGGCACCTGCCGGGCGGGAATCCCGCGCACCCAAGAAGCGAAAGCGCTGGCCTGATCTTCTTCTCGCAGGCGTTTTCCTTCTTGGGCTCGGCATTCTGCTCTACCCACCCATCAGCGACTACTGGAACTCCCTCAACCAGGGCCGTGCGATCGCGCGCTACGACGACACCGTGGCGCACATGAGCGCGGACGACTTCACGCAAATCTGGCGTGACGTTGACACCTACAACCAGGAACTCAGTGAATCCACCGCGGGTTTCCACTTGAGCAACGACCAGCTCGCCGAGTACAACTCGCTGCTCAACCCCGCAGGCACGGGCATGATGGGCCACATCGAAATCCCCAAGATCGGCGTTGACCTGCCGATCTACCACACCGTTGAGGACTCCGTTCTCCAAGCCGGCGTGGGTCACATCCCCGGTTCCTCCCTCCCCGCGGGCGGCGAAGGAACCCACGTGGCACTCTCCGGCCACCGCGGCCTTCCCACCTCCACACTTTTCACCAACCTCGACAAAGTGAGCGAGGGCGACGTGTTCGTGCTCCACGTACTCGACCGCAACCTCGCCTACCAAGTCGACCAGATCCGCATCGTCGAACCACACGAAGTTCACGACCTCGAAATCATCGACGGGCAAGACTACGTCACCCTCATCACGTGCACGCCGTACGCGATCAACACGCATCGGCTCCTCGTGCGCGGCCACCGAGTGGACTACGTCGAATCCCAATACCTTCCCGCGGACGCCGTGCGCATGGACCCCGTGCTCGTGTCCATGTTCGTGTCCGTCCCAGTCCTCATCTGCCTGGGCGCGCTCTACGTGATGCACTCACGCCGCAAGCGCACCCGCGCCACGACCTCACACGAGGGGAACGCCTCATGA
- a CDS encoding isopeptide-forming domain-containing fimbrial protein — protein MFTHAHRNVAKGGLLTVLVALFAALAVLVSPLAHAAPVGNDEDPAITIKSKQHDQDLAAYQIFKGQQSPLPKEGADPTEPTGLTMISWGEGIDKDGLLKELGESTDPAFAAITGKENAAELAAKFSGLTGADATKLSKIVAKHIVRDDSYTPVNFTLTPSETEEGIYEYTAKTVDAGYYVVVDRNPAKVTAATSPILKVVGPVTVDVKTSVPSHDKQVEENSTNKLGETADYNIGDDVPFVLHGTLPSNYADFDSYKYGFRDTLSKGFDDPQNVKVYVDDKEITEGFTVSAVKPASDTEGHYAGGKTFSVDFADLKKAAPNATADSKIDVKYTAKLNDKAAIDDKGNGNKSLVYFQKSALEGEGDHEGKTPEDHTWVFTYTVENTKVDRWTGDKLSGAEFVLTRGFTYNGDGSLDSSENGEFAILDSNEKVIGWTPNQDDATTVVTKADAPFSFKGLDAGNYALRETKAPTGYQLPTNDMRFGISAEHQENAENGKGELTKLSLATVDGKGAPGDLSTATMKQDVTNSSGSDLPSTGGMGTVLFTAGGLAVMLLAGFGIVARNRKRAEA, from the coding sequence ATGTTTACGCATGCTCACCGCAACGTGGCGAAGGGAGGCCTGCTCACCGTTCTCGTCGCACTCTTCGCGGCGCTCGCTGTGCTCGTCTCGCCCCTCGCCCACGCTGCACCCGTCGGTAATGACGAGGATCCGGCCATCACGATCAAGTCCAAGCAGCACGACCAGGACCTCGCCGCCTACCAGATCTTTAAGGGCCAGCAGTCGCCGCTTCCCAAAGAGGGCGCAGACCCGACCGAGCCGACCGGCCTCACGATGATCTCGTGGGGCGAGGGCATCGATAAGGACGGGCTCCTCAAGGAGCTTGGCGAGTCGACTGATCCGGCGTTCGCGGCCATCACCGGCAAAGAAAACGCTGCCGAGCTCGCCGCGAAGTTCTCCGGCCTCACCGGTGCGGATGCCACCAAGCTCTCGAAGATCGTTGCGAAGCACATCGTGCGCGACGACTCGTACACCCCGGTAAACTTCACCCTCACGCCGTCGGAGACCGAAGAGGGCATTTACGAGTACACGGCGAAGACCGTGGATGCTGGCTACTACGTTGTGGTGGACCGGAACCCGGCGAAGGTCACGGCTGCCACTTCCCCGATCCTCAAGGTCGTGGGCCCGGTGACCGTTGACGTGAAGACCTCGGTCCCCAGCCACGACAAGCAGGTCGAGGAAAACTCCACCAACAAGCTTGGTGAGACCGCCGACTACAACATCGGCGACGACGTGCCCTTCGTTCTCCACGGCACGCTTCCCTCGAACTACGCCGACTTCGACAGCTACAAGTACGGCTTCCGCGACACCCTCTCCAAGGGATTCGACGACCCGCAGAATGTCAAGGTCTACGTGGACGACAAGGAAATCACCGAGGGCTTCACGGTTTCCGCAGTGAAGCCGGCTTCGGACACCGAGGGCCACTACGCGGGCGGCAAGACCTTCTCCGTGGACTTTGCTGACCTCAAGAAGGCTGCCCCGAACGCCACCGCTGATTCGAAGATCGACGTCAAGTACACGGCAAAGCTTAACGACAAGGCCGCGATCGACGACAAGGGCAACGGCAACAAGTCGCTCGTCTACTTCCAGAAGAGCGCCCTTGAGGGCGAAGGCGATCACGAAGGCAAGACCCCCGAGGACCACACCTGGGTGTTCACCTACACCGTTGAGAACACCAAGGTTGATCGGTGGACCGGAGACAAGCTTTCCGGTGCTGAGTTTGTGCTGACCCGCGGCTTCACCTACAACGGGGACGGCTCGCTTGACTCGAGCGAGAACGGCGAATTCGCCATTCTCGACAGCAACGAGAAGGTCATCGGCTGGACCCCGAACCAGGATGACGCGACCACCGTCGTGACCAAGGCTGATGCCCCGTTCTCTTTCAAGGGTCTCGATGCTGGTAACTACGCTCTTCGCGAGACGAAGGCCCCGACCGGCTACCAGCTTCCGACTAACGACATGCGCTTCGGCATCAGCGCTGAGCACCAGGAGAACGCCGAGAACGGCAAGGGCGAGCTCACGAAGCTTTCCCTCGCGACCGTTGACGGCAAGGGAGCTCCTGGTGATCTCTCGACTGCGACCATGAAACAGGATGTCACCAACTCCTCCGGCTCGGATCTCCCCTCCACCGGTGGCATGGGTACGGTGTTGTTCACCGCAGGCGGCCTCGCAGTGATGCTGCTTGCTGGCTTTGGCATCGTTGCACGCAACCGCAAGCGCGCTGAGGCCTGA